The genomic segment GATGGTTGCAGAATAAAGAATGGATAAGACTGAAGACCTGTGCACCAGTGTGAGGTCTTTGCTGTAACCCAGTGGACTTTCATGTCCTGGACTTGCTCCTCAGGATGGCCCTCCCCTTGTTTTATTTCAGTGTAGAAAGGCTGCATGCCTTTACTGGACCTAAGATGGCCATGAACCGAAGCTGCTGCAGATCAGAGCATGGACAGGGCACATACAGGTGCCCCTATCAGATGTGTCTGGGAAGATGAGGTAAGTGATGCAGAAAAGGCCTGTTTGGTATCATGGAGACTTCTAATTTTTGTCCTTCCCCAAAGGCCCTAACACACTCCGGCTCCCTCTGCTCCTTTCTGAGGACAatgagttcccttttctccccatgcTTTCCAAAACTTGCTCTCTTCAACAATATGAAGCTCATTTACTCTAGGTTATCAGTGACTAATAATGAGGGCTTCCTTTCCTCATTCTAAAGAAAGCAAgttcctctttatttcttctctgtccAAAACCTGCTttcataaaatattctgaaatttccCTGCTAAACAAGCTTAAAGATTATTAGTTCAATAATACCTTCTAGTGGGTCTTCCTATCTAAATAGTATACCTGATTGATACTTGGGATAATGTtccaggaaaaatataaaaagacaagtaGTCTAAACTTTCTAGAAAGGTGGTTATCTTCATTATCTGCCCAGTTGGACAACagcggggaggaggagaaaggataggagaggaaaaaatattggGGTCAAGTGTGCAGGTAGAATTTTGCTAGCAGACCATCTGGAGTCAGCGGTTGATTAAGGAGAATGGGAAAGAAATACACTGAGTGACGTGTGACAGGAGCTTGACTTACGTAACTGTTTTGGTGCAggctccaaaaaaggaaaaggaaaagggacatGTCCTGGTTTGTCTGTTCTGCATGAGAACATCTTTGATTTTTAATCCTTTCAGCCTCCCTAATGGGAGGATGGGGCGGAAAGTAAGGGGATGCAGGAAGAGGCAAAAGAAGAGAGGCTGAAGGGACTCAAattctcctctccccccaccccccaaggaaGTCCTATGGAGGGGCTCTGGGCGGGCGCTGGGCGGAGCCTCTGGAGCATCCTCTTAGCAGCCGCCTCTGAGCACCATGGGAAAATCCTTCCTCCCTCGGACATGGCGCCCACCTGCCCGGCGACAGCAGCCGGCTCCGGCGCCGCGGTTCGCGGATCCGGGCAGAAAAGCAGCTCGAGCGTCTGTCGTGGGGCGGAGGGAGCTGGAGGGGGCGgtgacggcggcggcggcggctggggCGCCGCCCGAGAGCCCAAGTGTTAAAACCGAGGGCGTCCAGGCAGCGGGCAGCGCGGCGCGCGCCGGCTCCGGGGCGCAGGCATGGTATCCCAGGCGCTGCAGCTGCTCCGGCAGGGCGTGTGGGCCGCGCTCACCGGCGGCTGGTACCACGACCCGGAGCAGAGCAAGTTCACCAACAGCTGCCACCTCTACCTGTGGctgttcctgctgctgctgccgctggcCCTGCACCTCGTGAGTaggcaggttcaagccctggggAAACGCGCGGATGGAACAGTTCAAACCTCGGAGTCTGCCTCTTGATGAAAAAGACTGGCAGCGATTCCTTAGAGGTGGACCGGGGAGGCTCTTAAGGAATTTGGGACGGAGAAAGTCAGGGAAAGGAGGACCAGGGAGGGGCTGTCTGGCAGGAAAAGAAGCAGAAGGGACTTTGGGGGCTCTGGGACTCATGAAGAATTGATGCTGGTGCTTAGGATGAGTCAGACTCTGCTTGTGGTGGTGGAATGTTGAATCTGTTTTGTCTGTGAACAGTCCTAGGCTCCTTCGCTTGGTACCTTGGGATAATGTTTGGTATGAGATACTGTTCAGGATAGCCAAAAGGCAATAGGAAATGTTAAAAGCAAACCTGTTTCAGTTGTCGATCTTTtaccctttttcttcccttcttgttttgttttgggaagGCACTTTCAATGATCAATTACTCAACTTGCCAGTTTCCACGCCACTATGTAAAGGAATctgtagaaaaatataatatgGGCAAATCTGATGAAGTATATGCAAAGCAAAGCGTTACTGGTTGGGGCTGGACCCTTCCTGAGGTTACCACAATTGAGGCTTGCTGAGTAACTGCATAGATGACCTTCTTAGGTAAACATACCTAATGGAAACAATGTTTTCAACCTTATTTGAAAAGCTATCCAAGTACACGTCATACTAAGTGGGGTAAGAATAAGAATCTAATTTTGGTGTCTATTGAAGGACTTTATTCCTAAAACATAACTAGATCAAGGTTCTCCCCAGCAAAAACCTTCAGTGAGTTTGCATGGCTGACGGAGTTGGAGTCTGACATCAGAGATTATGATTTGGCTCCCGTTTATTGTCTTCTTGGTAATTTATCCAAGGGTCAGAATTCTGGGCCCTGAAGTCAGCCTGCCTACATAAATTTTGGGTTCACCTCTTACCaggtctgtgaccttgggcaaatgacttaccttatctgatttttaattttcttatctctaaaatgagaaaaactacCAGGACCAGGTGTAGAATGTTGTTTGGGGGTTTAAATGAGCACTGAAAGCTATTCATCTTTCCAGCTTGACCTGGGATTGGACTCAGTccctgtgtcaatttctgtttttgCTACTTATTAGCTGTCTGACCTGATATTTGACCTATCTAAATCTTAATTTGCTCATCCTTAACATAGATGTGATAATGACTGTGtcatgggaaaaataaatgaaatttcatgTAAAAAGTAGGTAATATGGCAGCTGATCCCTGGAGACCCTTCGATAAATataagtttcttcttcttctgtgacCTTGGTCATCCTGTTTCCTTAGCCTGTATGTCccaatgttttctctttgccCAGAGGGGCAGCAGAGAGGAGTAATGAGGAACTcaggcttgggttcagtcctggtTCTTTTGCTTCCTAGTTGTATGAGCTTGAGCAAGCTCGAGCTTCCTGATTTGTAAAGCAGGCCTATAGTACCTCCCTTATAGGGTGCATATGAGGATTGAGTGAATTAATGAAgtgttgattgaatgaatgaatcaaagtcCTTCTCAGCACCTGGAGCATAGTGACCCCTCGATATGAAACTGACTTTTCCCTCCTCATCATTCACTTGCTCAAATCTCTCTATCCTCCAAGGCCCAATGGAATGGCCATGTCTGTCCAGGCTTCCCTGATTCCACTTATCTAGGattcatctctcttctctcttgccCTGATGCCATTCTGTATTTACTGTTAGTACCATGGTACTTTTTGAATCCTGTACTTAGTTGTTGGAACATGTATTTTACCGCTGGATCGTGAGCTTTTGGAGGACATTggattttgattttgttgattcATCTTGGTTTTCCTTGTTGAACCTAGCAGAGTGCCCTGCATTTGGTCAACAGTGATCTCATACATAACAAAACTGCTAGAAATAAAATCCACCTGCATCCCTTTCTGTTCCAACCAGCATTCAATTGTCTACCTCACAGCATATTCCGAGTACTTCCtgataatgaaagaaatatagCCTCCACTTCTATCTCACTCCTCAGCAACAATCACATTAATGTCTAttcctaaagatttttttaatgattatggGCCCGTTTTTAACGTAACTCCTTTTTAAGATTCGTTGTGTGTGTATGATCAGAGCCCTTAATTTCTGCCTAATTATGCCTTATGGAGTACTTTGATTCCTACTCgatatttaaaataggaaattgtCCTTAGTTAAGTTCCTCTTtaactgtatttaatttttttggtctaaaTCTCAAGAGTTTAGAAAGCAAAAACTGATACCTTAAATAACTTTACTCTTACATTGGGTTCTTTGGATCAAACTAGTTATATTACAGTTTTTATATCTTTGTGCCAGTGTGCTTTTAACTCTTACAGAATAATTTTATGTGAGTGCATTTATTATAATTGCTGCTTTTTAATGTGTAGCCTTTCTTATTGAGGAAAATGCAAGCAGTCCTTTCTTGCTTTGGTCTTCTGGTCTCTGAAAATGACCTTAGACATAGAAGTCAAATAAAATGACCTTCCCTAACGAAGGGCTCTATTCTCTAGGTTTTGGtgtctaaatatatttttctgcacTTCAGCCCTACCTGTGAGTGTTAACAGCTTTCTCGGTTTGTTCTACTTATGACAACTTGGTCAAAAAAAGATCCCTGGAGGCTTGCTGAGAGCAGGGACTTATTTGAAGTTTTGGTATTTAAGGGGCcctaacttttctgttttttgtacaGTTCAATTAAACATGTTTCATCAAGACAATTCCACTGCAGGGAGAATCCACCCTTTAATGGGGACTTTAAGtatgtacattaaaattttattagaagttGTTGAGGTGAACCGATCTCTGAGCCCCAGAGAGCTTAGGTCTGGTtgataatggaaaataaattatttactagCATTTATAAAGTGTATATGTTCAAGAAATGCTCAAAAGATATTGCTAAAAATATTAGGTGAATTTAGATAATTTGGagagtttttctttgatttattatCAGACTAATCATGATGTGGACCAACTGAAAGATGTGCTTGTCATCGGAGATATATAACCTTTTGTTTATTACACATGTTCTTGTACTTATTCTTTTGCGATAACCAACAGAGGTTCATGTAGAGCAACCCTGGGCATGATTCTGACCCTAAAGAAGTTCTGACAGCACCAGGGTAGTGTCAAAAGATGTCCCTGCTCTACCACTTATcaactgtgtgaccttgtgcCAGTCTcttcacttctctgtgcctcagttttctcatctgtaagatggcgATAGCGGgtttcattttatagatttagCACCCGGGATCCAGAGGGAGAAGGttccttgcccaaggtcatctagATAATAGGTAGTAACGTTCAGGATTTTAGCTGAGGTCCTGGTGCCTCCAAGTCTTTGTCTTTTCCACAGTACTGTGCTTTCTGACCTGCTGTGCATGAGAGCATTTGAATTTCCTGCAACAGTGGACCCTCAGCAAGCAGAATTCTGGTTATCCTGACTGACCTCATAGAAGGTCAATCTGAGTGGTGGGAAAGTTGGgtagtgggaaaaaaatggggTGAAACTTTCCCACTCTTCGAGACCCAATGCAGGGCGACATTATATATGATTTTCACGCAGAAACCTGTCCTTTATTTTATGGTTGTTGCTTTAtgtttcctttgattttcttgTATCTTAGCCAGACTTGCTCTGTTTCCAGTTCTGCTTTTTAATTCAGCCTTGGAGACTTTCTTTGATAAGCACAGCTTCATTTCTAATTGCTCTAGTTATGCTAAAATGGGATTACCGGTCCCAGGGCCATGTAGCACCAGATATACAGTGGGTGCTCTGTGTGTACCAGCTATCATTGTCATACCTAGTTGGTGAGTCTTCTATCACAGTCTGTGGCCAGTCCACACTTGGGTACAGAACTATTTTTCCTTaggttttgtctttctttggctgcccccccccccttcactCCTACTTCTAATGTAGAAGATGCCTCTTTGTGAATTATGGAACAGCAATCTATCCTAAAAGACACCCTTTTCTGGCTCAGGACCTGGGGACTGGACTTCAGCGCTGTTTGACCCTGTCAGCCGGAGGTCTTTGTGCAGGATGCAACCTGCACAACCTGACACTGCAGGCCTGGCTGGTGCACTTGACTGTTATTATTACTTTGCTGGACAGCTTGGCACCTTGCTGGTCCTAAAAGGGCACCTCTCTCCTTGGTCAGTCCTGTGCCCAAATTCAGCTTCTTTGTAAGAAAGGCTTTTTGCTGCTCTTGAATCCCACTGTCCATACTTTGTCTCCTTTGACTCCCAGAAACTTATTGGGGACCTTATTTATTCTCACATTGAGATGCATGATGTTTTGCACTTTCCCATAATTCACTTGAAGGTCTGAACTTCCTCCTGCTCCCACCTGCCTGAGACAGAGCAGGTTTGTAGCCTGGGATGCTTGAAGGTATTCTTCTCTGGGCCCTGAGCTTCCAAAGAAGTGCAGACCCAAGCCTTCTAGACTTGGGCTGAATGCCATCCCATGtggttgctttaaaatttttgctgttCCAGATGGTTGTTTGGGCTGTGTGTACCAAGGGACTTTGCATTCCTGGTGCAAGCACTTTTACCAGGGGTGGTCTCATTCCTCAGGCGTCCCAGGGCAGACGTCCTCAATCTTTTCAAGTTAATATTGCCTTTCTTGAGTGACACAGCCACCCTCCTACAAAATTCCTTCTGCTGTTCCTTGTCTTCTGCCATTTAGACACAGGGACATCTGCTCACGGGTTGTGTTTTTGTGTCTGTGTCAAAAGAACAAGCACCTGCCCTGTTTTAGGATGTTGGCCTCCACAGCACTCTCCAAAAAAGAGTGCTCCCCTCACCCCGTTTCATTCTGTTCTAGTATTGCAAGTTCATGACTAATTTTCTGGTGGTTCAGTTTATTATGTCTCCTATCCTACCCGCACTTCCCTTAATTTCTCCCAATTAGTGACTACTTTTATTTGAATGCTGCTCTCCTtaaatatactatttaaaaaatttttatttttattagtgtgtagttgatttacaatgttgcgtcaatttctgctgtacagcatagtgacccagtcaggcatatatatatatatacacacattttttctcatagtatcttttttcattatttagagAATACTTTATTAGTTTTTGCAATCAAACCCACATAGATAAGACCTTACATATTTAATACAGTGTGTTACCCCTgtacaaatggaaaaaattatgtttaatgtttctcatagtatcttccatcatcttctatcccaagagattggctagagttccctgtgctatacagcaggacctccttgcccatccattctaaatgctcCTTAGATATACTGTTATTTTTCCAGTGTCTAATGCTTTAATACCCTTAGTGTGATTTCTTTTGTACGAAAGGTAATAGTTATCAggtggttattttcttttttcttcttttaaagtatttctaattcttaatttttttcattttttaaaattttattgaagtatagttgattcacaatattgtggtgatgatttctgctgtaccacaaagtgattcagttatacatatacacatatccattctttttcagattttttttcatataggttatcacGGAATATGGGGTAGAAAGTGATACTTATCAGGTGATTATTGCtttccgattttttttttcttttttttggccaccccatggcatatggcgttcctgggccatagccacagctgcagcaatgccggatccataacccactgtgctggaccaggtatccaacctgtgcctcaggactcccaagatgctgcctatccctttgtgccacaagcaggaactccttgttttctgaTTTTAACCATTATCTCTTTTAGATGATTCCTTGTACATATTATCCAACCGTATTcccatttttatccattctaaattctTCTCTACatcccaaggggaaaaaaaaaaggactagttCTTAATGGTATTCagattttttcctctccttctgatGGATTTTCCCCCCTTTAACTTGACTGTAATTATGATTGTTAGAGCAGATAATAATAACAGCCAACATTCACTGAGCCCATACAGACAGGCACTGTTGTAAGAGCTTTACGTGAACTAAATCATTTCCTCCTCACAACAAGCCTTCTGTCATTATTCCCACTTTTACAGTTGATGAAACTGCTATGGAGAGGTTGCTTAGGAAGCTTCAGGATACAGAGCTAGTCGTGACTTAACCAGAATTAGAGCATAGGCGTTAAAGCCCACTCATCCGTACCACCTCGAATACAGGTGCTTGGGCATCTGTTTTCTGCACATTGGCAAGAAGAGATCCAAAACCTGAATGTGTACAAAGGAGCATATAAGACTCCCACACTTGTCTCTAGTACCTCATTCTAGAGGCAGCCACCACACACAGTCCCCTGTGTGTTCTTCCAGTGTTATTTTCTGCTCACATGAGTGTAAGTTTGATGCGAGGGCTTCTAGGTTTAATTCCTAAGCAGCCTTCTTTGTTGACCactatcctttctttctttttgtttttatattactcatgaatttgttacatttatagttgtacaatgaccaccacaaccaaattttatagcatttccatcccaatcccccagcgcatccccccactccctaacctgtctcatttggaaaccttaagtttttcaaagtccgtgagtcagtatctgttctgcaaagaagttcattgtgtcctttttcagattccacatgtaagtgatagcatttgatgttggtgtctcattgtctgactgacttcacttagcgtgataatttctaggtccatccatgttgataaggatgccattatttcattccttttaatggctgagtaatattccattgtgtatatgtaccacgtctttatccactccttgtcgatggacattcaggttgtttccatgtcttggctattgcaaatgacCACTATCCTTTTCAATTTGCTCCATAGAGAGTTTTTTTCTCTACTCTTGGATAAAAATGTGCAAGACATGTGACTTTGGGTCACGGGTAATACAAGTCTGATAGTTAACAAAACACCAACTTGATCCAGCTTTTGGAACGTCTAGTACCATGTTGGTGATCCAAGCAGGAAGGGGTATAAGGGTGGCATGATCTTTTTtcactctcctcccttccccatggGCTGATGTTTTGAGGCCTTTGGCATTGAAGAGAGAGCAGGAAAGTTCTTTGTTGACTGGTGCATGTTCCCAGCTGACTCTTTCCGATGAGTCCTTCCACCGTCCCACAGAGGCCCCAGTCTCCTTGCCagggctctccccaccccccacagttTCCTTGCAGAGAGCTCCTGCCCTTTTATCCCTCCTGGTTGCTTACTCTTTCCACAGTTCCTTGGATCGTGGTGGTCCACCCCATCTTCCTTCTGCTGCAGTCCCCTCTACCCCAGTGTGCTTTTGGATCTCTCCAGCAAACTCCGCAGACTTTTGCACACACAGTCCATGCAAACATTCATGTATTCTCTCCCCAGCAGGCTGTGGGAGGGCAGGCCAACCCCAGCAGAGCAACTTAGCCTTCACGCCTCCATAAGAGCAACTAGTCAGCCAGCCTTTCATGTTTTAGCTCTTCTGCAAAGAATCAGACATCAGACTCCTGGCCCAGATTGTTGGGGACTCATAGTAAGTCTCTGAGTGGTCCCCCTGAAGCCTTTCTCTCCAATGTGGGGGAGAGAGACACAGGGCTCACTGAGTACCAGTGGTCCCCTTCACCAGTTCTGAAATTGTCACATCCTTACTTTGGTGAGGGATCTTACAGTCATCCAGCTCATGGTCATAACCCATTTAGATGTTTCTGGCTATGGTTTGTGTAAGAAGTTGCACTGGAATCTAACATCTATCCTGCTTTGGCTCTTTGGCCAACACTTCCAGTTGACTACTTTGTTCTATGCATATGCAACCATGTATCTTTACTTATCCTGGTTTTTCCACTTtactttttctactttattttggAGGGCATTACATAAAGAgctacttcattattttttgtgtCAATATGGTATTCCACTATGTGAGTAAAGGGTGATTTATTTGACCTGTCCCCTATGAGACTATTTAGGTTTTCCAGATGATTTTTAACCTATAGCTAAGACTTGGCTCTTTGAATGAAGTTTTGTTCTTTATTGGAACGCACATGTATCAATCAGGATATGTTGGTCTGTGTTGATGTAAGAGATAACCCCCAAATCTCCTTGTTTttcccaagtttatttttttattcgcATTATGTGTCCAACATcgtcagtgggggaggggagcattgTTAGCAAGAGTCTTGCTCATCATGGGCATGTAGGTAACCAAGCTGATAGAACCTTCATTTTGGGGTGGCTGGGGCCTCTGCTCCCCATCATCCCCACTCCATGACCCTAGTCATTTTCAGTCACTATGATGGGTGGAGAAACAGCGTGAGGGTCACAGACTAGCTCTTGAAGCCTCCACCTGTAAATGGCAGGTGTCTGTTGCACTAAGACTTCTTTATCAGGGCAAGAAGCATGGTTATACCTGCTGCAAGGCAAGGGGAAAATACAGTCCTACTATGTGTCCAGGGAAGAGCTGGACCAATTTGTTGAATGACCCCATGTCTCCAACAACAGACTAAGTGCCAGGTGTTCAGATAGATATTGGGGAAAAAAGTAGGCAAAAGATAGATTGGTATCTTTCCTAATTATGTTAACAGGTAAAGATAAACAGACACGAATAACACAATGATGATAGTTATTACAAGGGAAGTACAAGGTGCTAGACAGTAAAGGTGGAAGACCTTATCCTGGCTTAGCTGTTTAGGAGGGCTTTCTAGAGGAAATAACTGCTAATCTAGAACTTGATGATTGCTTAGGAGTTGGTCAAGCAAAGAAGATAGACCAAAAGGAGTGTGGGTTTCATTCTCAGCTGGTGAGACATGTTGATGAGTTACTTTTTGGTCAAGTGTGAAGTAGGGTATTATTTTTTAtcccccaattcttttttttaatggcttcacccatggcatatggaagttcccaggccagggattgaatctaagctgcagctgtagcaatgctggatccttaacccactatgctgggttgggaatcaaacctgaacctctgcagcagcctgagccattgaagtcatattcttaacccactgtgccatagtgggaattcccatcCCCCAGTTgttatttttgaagaatttctagtctacagaaaagttgcaaacaTAATACAATGAATACTAATATACCCTTCACTTCAGTTTACCAGTTCTTAATGTTTTTGCCACATTTGCTCATCACTCTCCttatagatttatatattttgaaatttgctGAATCATTTGAGAATAAATTGCAGACATCAAGACACCTTCTCCCTAGAAACTTTATTAGGTGTGtcttaaggaaaaggaaattcttcTACATAATTATCACACTCAGAAAAGAAACACTGATATCGTGCTTTTGTCTAATATATAGTTCTCATGAAAATTTCTCCAGTTGTGCCAGTAGTATCTGGGTAgctgggctttttgttttgtttttctggatccAGAATTCAATCAAGGACCATCTGTTGCTTTTATTGTCATGTCTCTGAAATGCCCTTTATTATTTGAGAACATGttcttcaggtcttttttttttttttttttcttttgtggtaatGACAGTTGTTTTGTTGCATGTTCcacaatttggatttttttattgtatGCTTGAGATTAGATGTGTGATATGCACTTCTTTGGCAAAATGATGTGTCCTTGTCCTGCTTCACATCAGGGGGCCCCAAGGTCATTACCACATGCTAATATCATTAGCATGTTGTTGGTGCTATTAACTTTGGCCACTAGTCAAGATGGTGTTGGCCAGA from the Phacochoerus africanus isolate WHEZ1 chromosome 15, ROS_Pafr_v1, whole genome shotgun sequence genome contains:
- the LOC125116957 gene encoding pecanex-like protein 2, giving the protein MVSQALQLLRQGVWAALTGGWYHDPEQSKFTNSCHLYLWLFLLLLPLALHLQKPSVSLHG